Proteins encoded together in one Cyprinus carpio isolate SPL01 chromosome B14, ASM1834038v1, whole genome shotgun sequence window:
- the LOC109102419 gene encoding disintegrin and metalloproteinase domain-containing protein 19-like isoform X2 — MCSEYQSGGVNSDHSGSAVGVAATMAHEMGHNFGMNHDSPGCCLTQPDDGGCIMAAATGDPFPRVFNPCNQKELEHYLSSGGGKCLFNPPNTSVMYGGQRCGNGYLEEGEDCDCGEVEECSSPCCNANNCTLKIGAECAHGVCCHECKLKSPGVMCRPPSGSCDLPEYCDGKSESCPANFYLVDGSSCAGGSAYCYTGICLTLEQQCLSLWGKDARPAPDLCFTEVNKAGDLFGNCGSFMGTYRKCTERDAKCGKIQCLSAASKPLESTAVAIDTNVQDGQQKILCRGTHVYQRGQGNEEQSDTLDPGLVQTGTKCGENAICFEGECRSASFLQADECSAKCHGHGLCNNNHNCHCNSGWAPPFCETSGPGGSLDSGPLITHSNLYLVLVFLVLFFLLGLAVLGVCWCCKQKLLSTKSPTLPTTQICINVPDTPETKSHTTGHANPVFLPKKSHAEEQASPRASPTGPPRSKHSVIRPAVKPPPIPAYAPHKQSLQHSDLPQPSPSAPPKTRPLPPRRPPPPCPITKPSQPAEMLPKNGVPASPAILQKGKPNLMPPSVPFQNVRFQREVSGKS; from the exons ATGTGTTCTGAATACCAGTCCGGTGGAGTCAATTCG GACCACTCTGGAAGTGCTGTGGGGGTCGCTGCCACCATGGCTCATGAGATGGGGCATAACTTTGGTATGAACCACGATAGTCCAGGCTGCTGTCTCACTCAGCCTGATGATGGAGGCTGCATTATGGCTGCTGCCACAGG GGATCCGTTCCCTCGCGTCTTCAACCCCTGCAATCAGAAAGAGCTGGAGCACTACCTTAGCTCCGGCGGGGGGAAGTGCTTGTTCAACCCTCCCAACACCAGTGTCATGTACGGGGGCCAGCGCTGTGGAAACGGATACCTGGAGGAAGGAGAAGATTGTGATTGTGGGGAAGTGGAG GAGTGCTCAAGTCCCTGCTGTAATGCCAACAACTGCACGCTGAAGATTGGAGCGGAGTGCGCACATGGAGTTTGCTGTCATGAGTGCAAG CTGAAGAGTCCAGGAGTGATGTGCCGTCCACCTTCAGGCTCCTGTGACCTGCCTGAGTACTGCGATGGGAAATCAGAGTCCTGTCCTGCTAACTTCTACCTGGTGGATGGCAGCAGTTGTGCGGGTGGCAGTGCCTACTGTTACACAGGAATTTGCTTGACGCTGGAGCAGCAGTGCCTGTCTCTCTGGGGCAAAG ATGCCCGTCCTGCTCCTGATCTTTGCTTTACTGAGGTAAATAAAGCAGGCGATCTCTTTGGAAACTGTGGCAGTTTCATGGGTACATACAGGAAATGCACTGAAAG GGATGCTAAATGTGGGAAGATTCAGTGTCTGAGCGCTGCCAGCAAGCCTTTAGAATCCACCGCCGTCGCCATAGACACCAACGTCCAGGATGGTCAACAGAAGATCCTGTGCAGAGGGACACATGTGTACCAGCGGGGTCAGGGTAATGAGGAGCAGAGTGACACCCTAGACCCAGGCCTGGTTCAGACTGGGACCAAATGTGGGGAGAATGCG ATCTGTTTTGAAGGGGAATGCCGCAGTGCGTCCTTTCTGCAAGCCGATGAATGTAGTGCAAAATGTCATGGCCACGGC CTTTGTAATAATAACCACAACTGTCATTGTAACTCCGGTTGGGCACCACCGTTTTGTGAGACGTCAGGTCCAGGAGGAAGTTTGGACAGTGGGCCTTTGATCACACACA GCAACCTTTATCTTGTTCTGGTTTTTCTGGTTCTGTTTTTCCTTCTGGGATTGGCTGTCCTTGGTGTCTGTTGGTGCTGCAAACAGAAGCTCCTTTCCACCAAAAGCCCCACCCTTCCTACTACCCAAATATGCATCAA TGTTCCAGACACCCCTGAGACTAAAAGTCACACCACGGGTCACGCCAACCCAGTGTTCCTGCCAAAGAAATCTCATGCTGAAGAACAG GCCAGTCCTCGAGCGAGTCCTACAGGTCCACCCAGATCCAAACATTCTGTCATTCGACCCGCTGTGAAACCACCTCCAATCCCAGCCTACGCTCCACACAAGCAGAGTTTACAGCATTCAGACTTGCCTCAGCCGTCTCCATCAGCACCTCCCAAAACAAGACCGCTACCGCCCAGGAGACCCCCTCCTCCCTGTCCCATAACCAAACCCTCCCAGCCTGCAGAG ATGCTGCCTAAGAATGGTGTGCCAGCATCACCAGCCATTTTGCAGAAAGGGAAACCCAACCTGATGCCCCCTTCTGTGCCTTTTCAAAATGTCAG GTTCCAAAGGGAAGTTTCTGGAAAGAGCTGA